The Hyphomicrobiales bacterium genomic sequence GAACCGTAAGACCGGCACCCACTTCGGCATGGCCGGCGCTGCGCCGCACCGGACCTTCGACGATCCGCCAGGCGGTCGGGTCCGCGAACATCGCTTGCAGAACGGTGAAATTGAGCCGGTGGCCGCCCTTGTAGGAGCGGTAGAGACCGAGAATCGGCAGACCCGACAGCGCCAGATCGCCCACCGCGTCGAGCGCTTTGTGGCGAACGAACTCGTCGCTCCAGCGAGTGCCTTCCGGGTTCAGCACCCGGTCATCGGCGATCGCCACGGAATTCTCCAGCGACGAGCCGAGCGCATAACCGAGCTGCCACAGCTTTTCGACGTCGCGCACCAGACCGAAGGTCCGGGCCCGCGCGAGATCGCGGCGGAACACGGTCGGCGACAGATCCGCTTCGAAGCTCTGACGGCCGATCAGCGGCGTCGGGAAATCGATGGTGACCTCGAGCCGCGAACCATTGTAGGGGCGCAGCTCGCCGTAAGCATCGCCCTTGTCGACGCGAACCGGCTTCAGCACCTCGATAAAGCGACGCGGCCGCGACTGGACGACGCGGCCGACGGAATCGATGGCATCGACAAAGGCACCGGAGCTGCCGTCCATGACCGGCACTTCGACGCCCTCGATCTCGATGATGACGTTATCGATCATGAGGCCGCGCAACGCTGCCATCAGGTGCTCGACGGTAGCGATCGTCACACCGTTCGAGCCGGCCAGAACAGTGCACAGCTCGGTCGCTGTGACCGCACGCCACTCGGCGCTGATTTCGGCTTCCTTGCCCGAGCGCGGGTCCGTGATCTGGAACAGGATGCCGGTGTCGACATCGGCGGGGTGCATCGTCATGGAAACCGGCGCACCGCTGTGAACACCGACCCCCGAAAGCGTAACCTGGTCACCAATGGTGGCTTGCAGACCGTCGCTACGCCCCATGACAATTCCTTTCACTGTATTCCGGCGACCCGTACCCTGTCGCCCTCTGCCGCCGTGTGGACAAAACCCCATCGCATCACGTGGCCTGATGTGTCAGGCCGCACAATACCCGCGGCAACCGTTCAAACAAAATCAAGCTTTCTTACGATTTGTTACCGATGAAATAATTCTAACCCATTGAAAACAAACGCCACAATGAACGAGGGGCACGCTCGCTTGAGCATGCCCCTGCGTTAACCATTTTACCGGCCGGGGCGCTGCCCCGGCGTCGTGTCAGTTCGCCTGGCGACGCAGGAAAGCCGGGATCTCGAGTTGATCCTCATCCTGCTGTGCCTGGTGGGCCGGAACCTGGCGTCCATGAGGGTCGAGTTCGGCCTGCCGGCTGCGCGGCTTCGCCTCGGCTGCTGCCGGACGCGGTGCCGGCTGCTTGGCGAATTCCGACGGTGCCTTGCGCGGTGCAGGTGCTGCCGGGCGCGATGCTTCGGAACGCGGAGCAGCCGCCTTCGGCGCCTGTGCCCGCATGTCCATCGGCGGTGCGTGCCGGACCGTCTCGTCATCCATTTCATCATGATCGTCACGACGGCCAAGACCGCTGGCGAGACGACGAAGCAGACCCATCGGACGACGCGACTCATCGTCATGATCGTCCTCGGAACCGCGGATTTCCTTTTGCGCGATGTGCGGGAAATCCTCGACCTTGGGCATGCGCGGCGCCCGTTCCGGGCGTTCCGCAACCGGCGGCACATACGGCTCGGCGACCATTTCCGGCTCTTCCGCGACGATCGGCTCGTCGTCGATTTCCGGTTCCGGCTCACGCGCCTCGGCAACCGAGGCTTCCGGCTGATACGGCTCGATCAGCACGTCCGGATCGCTCGACGCCGTCACCGGCGTCGCGCGCGGTGCGACCGGGCGAGCCGATTCTTCCGCCTTGGCCGGTGTGGCAAGCGCCTTTTCGACTGCGGCCTCGGCCGGCTTCGAGACCTTCTTCAACCGCGCGGCGAGCTCCGCCATGCGGGTTTCGGAATTGTCTGCTTCGGCAGCAAGCGCGCGATCGATGCCGGTGGCAACCACCGACACGCGAATCAGACCCTCGAGGCTGTCATCGAAAGTGGCGCCGAGGATGATATTGGCTTCCTGATCGACTTCCTCGCGAATCCGGGTTGCGGCTTCGTCGACTTCGAACAGCGTCAGATCGCTGCCGCCGGTGATCGAAATCAGCAGGCCGCGAGCGCCCTTCATGGTGGTCTCGTCGAGCAGCGGATTGGCGATCGCGGCTTCTGCCGCCTGCAGCGCCCGCTTCTCGCCGGACGCTTCGCCGGTACCCATCATCGCCTTGCCCATGGCGCGCATGATCGAGCGCACGTCGGCGAAATCGAGATTGATCAGGCCTTCCTTCACCATCAGGTCGGTGATGCAGGCAACGCCCGAATAGAGAACCTGATCGGCCATCGCGAAGGCGTCGGCAAAGGTCGTCTTGTCGTTGGCGATGCGGAACAGGTTCTGGTTCGGAATGACGATCAGCGTATCGACATTCTTCTGCAGTTCCTCGATGCCGGCGTCGGCAACCTTCATTCGCCGCTGGCCTTCGAAGTGGAACGGCTTCGTGACAACACCGACGGTCAGGATACCCTGTTCCCGCGCAGCCTTGGCCAGCACCGGCGCCGCGCCCGTGCCCGTGCCACCGCCCATACCGGCGGTGACGAACACCATATGCGCGCCTGACAGGTGGTCGTTGATCTCGTCGATCACCTCTTCAGCGGCCGCCTTGCCGACTTCCGGCTGCGACCCCGCGCCGAGACCTTCGGTCACGGCCACGCCCATCTGCACGATGCGTTCGGCTTTCGACTGGGTCAGCGCCTGTGCATCGGTATTCGCGACAACGAAGTCGCATCCCTGCAGGCCGGCTTCGATCATGTTGTTGACCGCGTTGCCGCCCGCCCCACCGACGCCGAAAACGGTAATCCGCGGCTTCAGCTCGGTGATATCCGGCATTTTCAAATTGATGGTCATTGCACCCTCATGTGCTTCATCCGCGGCCGCATTACTGTCGACCTCATGTGCGTAGTCTTCGTCCTTCACCGGCGGGCCTCACTTTCCCTCGGTTTTCAGAAACTCTCCCTGAACCATTGCCCGACGCGAGCGAGGTATCCCTCGGTTCCCGTGAGCCGGTTTTTTGTATGTCGAGTTTCGAATTGCTCGATTTGTGCCACCTGCGGGTAGATCAACAGACCGACCGCCGCGGCAAATCCGGGCCCTTTTGCAGCTTCCGGCAGCCCGGCAATGCCGAGCGGCCGTCCAAGCCGCACGTTGCGACCAAGGACCCTACGTGCCACCTCAGCCAGCCCTGTGAGCTGGCTTGCGCCCCCGGTGAGCACGATTCGCTTACCGACCCGTCCCGTGTAGCCCGACGCATTCAGCCGGTCGCGGACGAGTTCGAGAATTTCTTCGACCCGCGGGCGGATGATCTGGGTCACCGTGCCGCGCGGAACGTGAGTGGGAATATCGCGGTCGTCTTCGCTGACGGGGGGAACCGTCAGCACGTCGCGATCGTCGAGCGCCGAACCGATGGCGCTGCCGTGCAAGGTCTTGATGCGCTCGGCATCCTGCAGCCTGGTCGACAGGCCGCGCGCCAGATCCATCGTCACGTGATGGCCGCCGATCGCGATCGAGTCGACGTGCACCACCTGGCCTTCGCTGAACACCGCGATCGAGGTCGTGCCGCCGCCCATGTCGATACAGGCCGCGCCGAGTTCGGATTCGTCGTCGACCAGCGAGGCGAGGCCGCTCGCATAGGGCGTCGCGACCATCGTCTCGACGTCGAGATGGCTGCGGCTGATGGTCAGCTCCATGTTGCGCACGGGCGCTGCATCCGCCGTCACCACATGCATGTCCACGCCGAGCTTGCCGCCGATCATGTTGCGCGGATCGCGAATGCCGCGATTGCCGTCGAGCGCGTAGCCGATCGGCAGCGAATGCACGACGAGGCAGCCGTCACGCGTCGTCTGCTGGCTGCCGGCTTCGAGCACGCGCTGAATATCAGCCTCGCGAACCGCCGTGCCGTCGAGCCGCACGCTCGCCGAAAGGGTCTCGCTGGCGAGCCGCCCGCAGGTCACGTTGACGATCAGCGATTCGATGGTCACGCCGGCCATGCGTTCGGCCGAATCGACCGCCTGACGGATCGCCTGTTCGGCCGCGTCGAGATCGACGACCACACCGGACTTGATGCCGCGCGAGCGCTGATAACCGAAGCCGAGCACTTCCATCGTGTGAGTGCGGCCAAGCAGTTCGTCGGCGCCCTCACGCGGGCGCAGCCGCGCCACCAGCGAGCAGATCTTGGTCGAGCCCACATCGAGCACGGACACGATTACCGGCCGCCGGTTCGACAACGGCTTCATGCGCGGCACGCGGCGGGGAGAGGACGACGACATCATATCCGCGCCCCCTTCTTCTTCGACTTGCCCGAATCGAGTTCGGCCTTGCGCCGTTCCTGCGCCGCTTGCGTGAGACGCACCATCACGCGGTCATCGAACCTGAGATCGATTGCCGCCAGATCGCGGGCGAGCAGACCGCCCTCATTGTCGAGGCGTTCAAGCCGTTCAAGCGCGGAAGCCGTATCTGCCTCCGGCAGCAAAACGTCGATGCCGTTGTCGAGACGCAGCGTCCAGCGCCGATCGGAAACGAGGATGTAGGCCCGAACCTTCGGCTTCAGCGTCGTGAAGCGGTCCATCGTCGTCATGAATTCGGCAAGCCGGCGCTGCGCGCCGTGGCCGATGGCCAGCGGCAGGCGGACGAAGCGGTCGTCGACCACATCGGTGATGATCTCGCCGGCCCGATCGACGACGGACACGGTCTGGCCGCGCTGCCAAAGCGCGAACGGCTCGCGTTCCTTGATCGTCACCTGCAGCGTGGCGGGATAGAGCTTGCGGACCGAAACCGCGTTGACCCAGGACATATGCGACAGCCGCACCCGGGCGTCCGCCGCGTCATAGCTGAGCAGCGACGTCCCCGGCTCGATGTCGAGCACGGTCAGCACATCGGCTTCGGCGATTTCCTTCTGTCCGGTGATTCGCACCGCGTCGATGCCGAAGCCGGCCGACGAACTCAGCGTTTCGGCAACCGGCGCCAGCTGGCCGCCAAGCGCCAGCGCATAGGCGCCCCAGCAACCGAGGAATCCAAGAGCGAGAACGGTACCGGTAAAGCGCGGCGGCTCGGGCAGCTCGCGCCCGAACAGCACGGCGGTCGAAAGGGTGCGCGCACGACCACGGCCCTTCGGCATTGCGAATTCCTCCGCATTGCCGTCAGCCTGGCTACGTCTGCGCCAACGCCCTACCTGCCGCAACTCGCGTCCTCCACCATCCACGAAACCAGTTCCTCGAAACTCATGCCGACATAAGCCGCCATTTCCGGAACCAGCGATGTCGCCGTCATCCCCGGCTGGGTATTAACTTCCAGGCAAATCAGTTCACCGGTTCCGTCCGGGCGGTCGTCGTAGCGGAAATCCGCCCTTGAAACGCCGCGGCAGCCGAGCGCTTGATGTGCTGTTAGGGTTAGTTTCTGTATACTTTGGTAAATATTCGGTGAAATTTCCGCCGGCAGAACGTGTTTTGATCCACCGGGACGGTACTTCGAATCGTAGTCGTAGAAGCCATATCCGACCGGCGTAACCTCAATGACATCAAGCGCTTTGTCGCCCATCGCGGCACAGGTCAGCTCGCGCCCGGCTATGAATTTTTCGACCATCACGATGTCGTTGTAGGGCCAATCCTCACGATAAAGCTCCTGCGGCGGATGGCTGGCGCCCTCCTGCACGATCAGCACGCCGCAGCTTGACCCTTCGTTGACCGGCTTGACCACATAGGGCGGCTGAATCGGATGCGCTTTCGCCGCCTCGAGGCGATGCATCACGCGATCCTCGGCGACCGGGATCCCCGCGCCCTTCATCACGTCCTTGGCGCGCGCCTTGTCCATGGCAAGCGCCGAGGCGAGCACGCCCGAATGGGTGTAGGGGATAGCCAGCACCTCGAGGATGCCCTGAATGCAACCATCCTCCCCGAACGGGCCGTGCAGCGCGTTGAACACCACATCGGGCTTCAGCTCGCTGAGCGTCGCGGCAATGTTGCGGTCGACATCGACGCGGGTGACGCGATAGCCGGCGCGTTCCAGCGCGCCGCTGCAGGCGCCACCGCTCGACAGGCTGACCTCGCGCTCCGACGACCAGCCGCCCAACAGCACCGCCACATGTTTCTTGCCGGCCATGGTTCTCTCTCCCCTCATTACCGTCCAAGGAACGGTTCGATCGCGACGCCGGGCGCAAAGTTGCCGAGCCGCTTGATTTCCCATTCGAGCCGCACCCCCGAAGTTTCGAGAACGCGCGCGCGCACCGTCTCGCCGAGCAGTTCGAGGTCGGCGCCGGTCGCGCTTCCCGTGTTGATGAGAAAATTGCAGTGCATCGGCGACACCTGCGCGCCGCCGATGGTCAGCCCCCGGCAACCCGCGGCATCGACCAGCTTCCACGCCGACTGTCCCGGCGGGTTCTTGAAGGTGGAGCCGCCGGTGCGCTCGCGGATTGGTTGATTCTCGGCGCGGTAGCGCTCGACCTCGTCCATCTCGGCCTGCAAGGTGGCCGGGTCGCCCGGCACGCCCTGGAACACCGCTTCGGTGAAAATCAGGTCGGGCGCGGCATCCGAATGACGATAGCTGTAGCCCATGTCCGCATTGGTCAGCACGTGGCGCTCGCCCTTGCGGTCGACAGCGCGGATCTCGACGACGCCGTCCTTCGTCTCGCCGCCATGGGCACCCGCATTCATGCGCAGTGCACCACCGATGCCGCCCGGAATGCCGCGGAAGAAGGCGAACCCGCCGATGCCTGCCTCCGCCGCGATCTTGGCGAACTGCGCATCACGCACCGCACCGCCGACGCGGACCCGGTTGCTGTCCTCGACCGTCGTCTTGCCGAACCCGCGCGGGCTGAGGCGGATGACGACGCCGGGAATACCGCCATCGCGCACCAAGAGATTGGAGCCGAGCCCGATCACCATCACCGGAATGTCGGCCGGCAGCGCGGCGAGGAAGGCCGAGAGATCGTCTTCGTCCGCCGGCGTGAACAGCATCTGCGCCGGCCCGCCGACCCGGAACCAGGTGATGTCGGCGAGCGGAAAGTTCGCCTCCATCCGGCCGCGAATGCCCGCCAGCCGATCGCCCAGAACCACTTTCAGGTCGGCAAAGCTCATGCGCCTTCTCCACCAAGTGCGGCGAGCTTGTCCGGCAGCGCGTAGGCCCATTGCGTGATCGAGCCGGCGCCGAGGCAAACGACCACGTCGCCCGGTTCGGCCCGCTCGGCGATCACACCGGCCAGTGCATCGGCGCTTTCGAGCGGCAGAACGTTGCGGTGACCGCGCGCGCGGATGCCGGCAACCAGCGCATCCTTGTCGACACCCTCGATCGGCTGTTCGCCGGCCGCGTAGACATCGGCGATGATCACCGTGTCGGCATCGTTGAAGCAGGCGCAGAAGCCGTCGAACAGGCTCTCCAGCCGGGTGTAGCGATGCGGCTGCATCACCGCGATCACCTTGCGCTGTGCCGCGCTGCGCGCCGCCGCCAGCACCGCCGTGATCTCGACCGGGTGGTGGCCGTAGTCGTCGAAGATATCGATGCCGTTCCAGGCACCGGTATGGGTGAAGCGCCGCTTGACGCCGCCGAACGCCGCGAGCCCCTTGCGGATCGCATCGCCGGAAAGGCCGAGCTGATCGGCAACCGCAATCGCTGCCGTCGCATTCGACACGTTGTGCTGACCCGGCATCGGCAGAACGAGGCCGGGGATCTCTCGCGTCTCACCCGAGCGGCGGTCGTTGATGACGACGGAGAAGCGCGAATTGCCGCCCTCGAAGCGCAAATCGGTGAAGCGCACATCGGCCTGCGGGTTGGTGCCGTAGGTGACAATGCGCCGGTCCTCGATACGGCCGACCAGCTCTTGCACCACCGGATGATCGAGGCACATCGCGGCAAAGCCGTAGAACGGCACGTTCTCGACGAACTGGCGGAAGGCTTCGCGCACGGCGTCGAAATTGCCGTAATGGTCGAGATGCTCCGGATCGATATTGGTGACGATGGCGATATCGGCCGGCAGCTTGACGAAGGTGCCGTCGGATTCGTCGGCTTCCACCACCATCCAGTCGCCATCGCCCATGCGCGCATTGGTGCCGTAGGCGTTGATGATGCCGCCATTGATGACGGTCGGATCGAGACCACCAGCGTCGAGCAGCGCCGCCACCATCGAGGTGGTCGTCGTCTTGCCGTGCGTGCCGCCAACCGCGATCGCCTGCTTGAAGCGCATCAGTTCGGCGAGCATCTCCGCGCGCCGCACCACCGGCAACAGCCGCTCGCGCGCCGCGACAAGTTCCGGGTTATCCTTCTTGATCGCCGAGGAGACGACGACCACGGCTGCGTCGCCGAGATTCTCCGCCGCATGGCCCACATGCACCTCGATGCCCTTGGCGCGCAGGCGCTGCACATTGGCGCTCTCGGCAATGTCTGAGCCCTGCACCCGATAGCCGAGGCTGACCAGCACTTCGGCAATGCCGCTCATGCCGATGCAGCCGATACCGACGAAATGAACCGGGCCGATGTCGCCGGGCATTTTCATGACTGTTCTCCAAAAACTACGCTTTGAGCCCGCCCGCCGGCGGCAACATGTTCGACAAGATCGGCAAGCCGGCGCACCGCATCCGGACGGCCGGTGCT encodes the following:
- a CDS encoding UDP-3-O-acyl-N-acetylglucosamine deacetylase, with amino-acid sequence MGRSDGLQATIGDQVTLSGVGVHSGAPVSMTMHPADVDTGILFQITDPRSGKEAEISAEWRAVTATELCTVLAGSNGVTIATVEHLMAALRGLMIDNVIIEIEGVEVPVMDGSSGAFVDAIDSVGRVVQSRPRRFIEVLKPVRVDKGDAYGELRPYNGSRLEVTIDFPTPLIGRQSFEADLSPTVFRRDLARARTFGLVRDVEKLWQLGYALGSSLENSVAIADDRVLNPEGTRWSDEFVRHKALDAVGDLALSGLPILGLYRSYKGGHRLNFTVLQAMFADPTAWRIVEGPVRRSAGHAEVGAGLTVPAMGPDYS
- a CDS encoding cell division protein FtsZ, whose amino-acid sequence is MTINLKMPDITELKPRITVFGVGGAGGNAVNNMIEAGLQGCDFVVANTDAQALTQSKAERIVQMGVAVTEGLGAGSQPEVGKAAAEEVIDEINDHLSGAHMVFVTAGMGGGTGTGAAPVLAKAAREQGILTVGVVTKPFHFEGQRRMKVADAGIEELQKNVDTLIVIPNQNLFRIANDKTTFADAFAMADQVLYSGVACITDLMVKEGLINLDFADVRSIMRAMGKAMMGTGEASGEKRALQAAEAAIANPLLDETTMKGARGLLISITGGSDLTLFEVDEAATRIREEVDQEANIILGATFDDSLEGLIRVSVVATGIDRALAAEADNSETRMAELAARLKKVSKPAEAAVEKALATPAKAEESARPVAPRATPVTASSDPDVLIEPYQPEASVAEAREPEPEIDDEPIVAEEPEMVAEPYVPPVAERPERAPRMPKVEDFPHIAQKEIRGSEDDHDDESRRPMGLLRRLASGLGRRDDHDEMDDETVRHAPPMDMRAQAPKAAAPRSEASRPAAPAPRKAPSEFAKQPAPRPAAAEAKPRSRQAELDPHGRQVPAHQAQQDEDQLEIPAFLRRQAN
- the ftsA gene encoding cell division protein FtsA, giving the protein MMSSSSPRRVPRMKPLSNRRPVIVSVLDVGSTKICSLVARLRPREGADELLGRTHTMEVLGFGYQRSRGIKSGVVVDLDAAEQAIRQAVDSAERMAGVTIESLIVNVTCGRLASETLSASVRLDGTAVREADIQRVLEAGSQQTTRDGCLVVHSLPIGYALDGNRGIRDPRNMIGGKLGVDMHVVTADAAPVRNMELTISRSHLDVETMVATPYASGLASLVDDESELGAACIDMGGGTTSIAVFSEGQVVHVDSIAIGGHHVTMDLARGLSTRLQDAERIKTLHGSAIGSALDDRDVLTVPPVSEDDRDIPTHVPRGTVTQIIRPRVEEILELVRDRLNASGYTGRVGKRIVLTGGASQLTGLAEVARRVLGRNVRLGRPLGIAGLPEAAKGPGFAAAVGLLIYPQVAQIEQFETRHTKNRLTGTEGYLARVGQWFRESF
- a CDS encoding cell division protein FtsQ translates to MPKGRGRARTLSTAVLFGRELPEPPRFTGTVLALGFLGCWGAYALALGGQLAPVAETLSSSAGFGIDAVRITGQKEIAEADVLTVLDIEPGTSLLSYDAADARVRLSHMSWVNAVSVRKLYPATLQVTIKEREPFALWQRGQTVSVVDRAGEIITDVVDDRFVRLPLAIGHGAQRRLAEFMTTMDRFTTLKPKVRAYILVSDRRWTLRLDNGIDVLLPEADTASALERLERLDNEGGLLARDLAAIDLRFDDRVMVRLTQAAQERRKAELDSGKSKKKGARI
- a CDS encoding D-alanine--D-alanine ligase, with the protein product MAGKKHVAVLLGGWSSEREVSLSSGGACSGALERAGYRVTRVDVDRNIAATLSELKPDVVFNALHGPFGEDGCIQGILEVLAIPYTHSGVLASALAMDKARAKDVMKGAGIPVAEDRVMHRLEAAKAHPIQPPYVVKPVNEGSSCGVLIVQEGASHPPQELYREDWPYNDIVMVEKFIAGRELTCAAMGDKALDVIEVTPVGYGFYDYDSKYRPGGSKHVLPAEISPNIYQSIQKLTLTAHQALGCRGVSRADFRYDDRPDGTGELICLEVNTQPGMTATSLVPEMAAYVGMSFEELVSWMVEDASCGR
- a CDS encoding UDP-N-acetylenolpyruvoylglucosamine reductase, with amino-acid sequence MSFADLKVVLGDRLAGIRGRMEANFPLADITWFRVGGPAQMLFTPADEDDLSAFLAALPADIPVMVIGLGSNLLVRDGGIPGVVIRLSPRGFGKTTVEDSNRVRVGGAVRDAQFAKIAAEAGIGGFAFFRGIPGGIGGALRMNAGAHGGETKDGVVEIRAVDRKGERHVLTNADMGYSYRHSDAAPDLIFTEAVFQGVPGDPATLQAEMDEVERYRAENQPIRERTGGSTFKNPPGQSAWKLVDAAGCRGLTIGGAQVSPMHCNFLINTGSATGADLELLGETVRARVLETSGVRLEWEIKRLGNFAPGVAIEPFLGR
- a CDS encoding UDP-N-acetylmuramate--L-alanine ligase, yielding MKMPGDIGPVHFVGIGCIGMSGIAEVLVSLGYRVQGSDIAESANVQRLRAKGIEVHVGHAAENLGDAAVVVVSSAIKKDNPELVAARERLLPVVRRAEMLAELMRFKQAIAVGGTHGKTTTTSMVAALLDAGGLDPTVINGGIINAYGTNARMGDGDWMVVEADESDGTFVKLPADIAIVTNIDPEHLDHYGNFDAVREAFRQFVENVPFYGFAAMCLDHPVVQELVGRIEDRRIVTYGTNPQADVRFTDLRFEGGNSRFSVVINDRRSGETREIPGLVLPMPGQHNVSNATAAIAVADQLGLSGDAIRKGLAAFGGVKRRFTHTGAWNGIDIFDDYGHHPVEITAVLAAARSAAQRKVIAVMQPHRYTRLESLFDGFCACFNDADTVIIADVYAAGEQPIEGVDKDALVAGIRARGHRNVLPLESADALAGVIAERAEPGDVVVCLGAGSITQWAYALPDKLAALGGEGA